The Streptomyces sp. NBC_00670 genome window below encodes:
- a CDS encoding sugar ABC transporter ATP-binding protein, whose translation MSSRSPDELLRIEGIRKTFPGVVALDSVDFDLRRGEVHVLLGENGAGKSTLIKMLSGAYTPDAGRIVVDGEEVRVHGAQDSERLGIATIYQEFNLVPDLTVAENIFLGRQPRRFGMIDRKRMDADAEVLLKRVGLDVPPRARVRELGIARLQMVEIAKALSLDARVLIMDEPTAVLTSEEVEKLFAIVRRLREDGVGIVFITHHLEEIAALGDRVTVIRDGRSVGQVPATTPEDELVRLMVGRSIEQQYPRERTDTGEALLTVEGLTRDGVFHDVGFEVRAGEVVGIAGLVGAGRTEVVRAVFGADPYDAGAVRVAGAPLRRHDVNAAMAAGIGLVPEDRKGQGLVLDASVEENLGLVTMRAATHAGLVDRKAQRAAAAEVAGQLGVRMAGLGQHVRTLSGGNQQKVVIGKWLLAHTKVLILDEPTRGIDVGAKVEIYQLINELTAAGAAVLMISSDLPEVLGMSDRVVVMAQGRVAGELTAEQATQDAVMALAVSTHTNGTDGTEASRGH comes from the coding sequence GTGAGCAGCCGCAGTCCGGACGAGTTGCTGCGCATCGAGGGCATCCGCAAGACCTTCCCCGGCGTGGTCGCGCTCGACAGCGTCGACTTCGACCTGCGCCGGGGCGAGGTGCATGTGCTCCTCGGCGAGAACGGCGCCGGCAAGAGCACGCTGATCAAGATGCTCTCCGGTGCCTACACGCCCGACGCCGGGCGGATCGTGGTCGACGGCGAGGAGGTGCGCGTCCACGGTGCGCAGGACTCCGAGCGGCTCGGAATCGCCACCATCTACCAGGAGTTCAACCTCGTCCCCGATCTGACGGTCGCCGAGAACATCTTCCTGGGGCGGCAGCCGCGCCGGTTCGGGATGATCGACCGCAAGCGGATGGACGCGGACGCCGAGGTGCTGCTCAAGCGCGTCGGGCTGGACGTCCCGCCCCGCGCCCGGGTGCGCGAACTCGGCATCGCGCGGCTCCAGATGGTGGAGATCGCCAAGGCGCTCAGCCTCGACGCGCGCGTCCTGATCATGGACGAGCCGACCGCCGTGCTGACCTCCGAGGAGGTCGAGAAGCTGTTCGCCATCGTGCGGCGGCTGCGCGAGGACGGCGTCGGGATCGTGTTCATCACCCACCACCTGGAGGAGATCGCCGCCCTCGGCGACCGGGTCACCGTCATCCGGGACGGCCGCAGCGTCGGCCAGGTGCCCGCGACCACGCCCGAGGACGAGCTGGTCCGGCTGATGGTCGGGCGGTCGATCGAACAGCAGTACCCGCGTGAACGCACCGACACCGGCGAGGCGTTGCTCACGGTGGAGGGGCTGACCCGCGACGGGGTCTTCCACGACGTGGGGTTCGAGGTGCGGGCCGGTGAGGTCGTCGGCATCGCGGGGCTCGTCGGGGCCGGGCGGACGGAGGTGGTCCGGGCGGTGTTCGGGGCCGATCCGTACGACGCCGGTGCCGTGCGTGTCGCGGGCGCGCCGCTGCGCCGGCACGACGTGAACGCCGCCATGGCGGCCGGGATCGGGCTCGTGCCCGAGGACCGCAAGGGCCAGGGGCTCGTGCTGGACGCCTCGGTGGAGGAGAACCTCGGCCTGGTCACCATGCGGGCGGCGACCCACGCCGGACTGGTCGACCGCAAGGCGCAGCGGGCCGCCGCCGCCGAGGTCGCGGGACAGCTCGGTGTGCGGATGGCCGGGCTCGGCCAGCACGTGCGCACGCTCTCCGGCGGCAACCAGCAGAAGGTCGTCATCGGCAAGTGGCTGCTGGCGCACACCAAGGTGCTGATCCTCGACGAGCCGACGCGCGGTATCGACGTCGGCGCCAAGGTCGAGATCTACCAGCTCATCAACGAACTGACGGCCGCCGGTGCCGCCGTGCTGATGATCTCCAGCGATCTGCCGGAGGTGCTCGGCATGAGCGACCGGGTGGTGGTGATGGCGCAGGGACGGGTCGCCGGTGAACTCACCGCCGAACAGGCCACCCAGGACGCCGTGATGGCCCTCGCCGTCAGCACGCACACCAACGGAACGGACGGAACGGAGGCCTCCCGTGGCCACTGA
- a CDS encoding heavy metal translocating P-type ATPase produces the protein MTSSTTASGPALGTPAPDDDPSRAEVELLIGGMTCASCAARVEKKLNRMEGVTATVNYATEKAKVAYPRGVAVDDLIATVVKTGYTAEEKVPPPPEPSAPGTGPGGVEGSGPAGGEGSGSAGPDAELAALRQRLVTSVLLAVPVVLLAMVPAWQFDNWQWLSLTLAAPVVVWGGLPFHRAAYTNARHGAATMDTLVSLGTLAAFGWSLWALFWGDAGMPGMRHGFELTVSRTDGASTIYLEVAAGVIALILLGRYLEARSKRRAGAALRALLELGAKDVAVLRDGREVRVPVSALAVGDRFVVRPGEKIATDGTVVEGASAVDASMLTGESVPVDVAVGETVTGATVNAGGRLVVEATRVGADTQLARMARLVEDAQSGKAEVQRLADRISGIFVPVVLLLAAGTFGVWLGVTGDTVAAFTAAVAVLIIACPCALGLATPTALMVGTGRGAQLGILIKGPEVLESTRRVDTVVLDKTGTVTTGHMTLHDVYAADGTDERELLRLAGALEDASEHPVARAIAAGARERLRTAHTTGARDEAGALPTVEHFALPAVEHFENVPGRGVRGRVAGREVTVGRLAEATATLPEELVRARTAAEAEGRTAVVVALDGTAAGVLTVADAVKETSAEAVRRLRALGLTPVLLTGDNRAVAEAVARSVGIDEVIAEVLPEDKVAEVRRLQGEGRTVAMVGDGVNDAAALATADLGLAMGTGTDAAIEAGDLTLVRGDLRVAADAIRLSRRTLATIKGNLVWAFGYNVAALPLAAAGLLNPMIAGAAMAFSSVFVVTNSLRLRSFS, from the coding sequence ATGACCAGCAGCACCACGGCCTCCGGGCCCGCCCTCGGCACCCCGGCGCCGGACGACGACCCGTCCCGCGCCGAGGTCGAGCTGCTCATCGGCGGGATGACCTGCGCCTCCTGCGCGGCCCGCGTCGAGAAGAAGCTCAACCGCATGGAAGGCGTCACCGCCACGGTCAACTACGCGACCGAGAAGGCCAAGGTGGCGTACCCCCGGGGGGTCGCCGTCGACGACCTGATCGCGACGGTGGTCAAGACCGGGTACACGGCGGAGGAGAAGGTTCCGCCGCCGCCCGAGCCGTCGGCGCCGGGGACCGGACCCGGTGGCGTCGAGGGATCCGGGCCGGCCGGCGGTGAGGGGTCCGGGTCCGCCGGACCCGACGCCGAGCTCGCCGCCCTGCGGCAGCGGCTCGTCACCTCCGTGCTGCTGGCCGTGCCGGTCGTGCTGCTCGCCATGGTTCCCGCATGGCAGTTCGACAACTGGCAGTGGCTGTCGCTGACGCTCGCCGCGCCCGTCGTGGTCTGGGGCGGGCTGCCGTTCCACCGGGCCGCGTACACCAATGCCCGGCACGGCGCGGCCACCATGGACACGCTCGTCTCGCTCGGCACGCTCGCCGCCTTCGGCTGGTCGCTGTGGGCGCTGTTCTGGGGCGACGCCGGGATGCCCGGCATGCGGCACGGCTTCGAGCTGACGGTGTCCCGGACGGACGGGGCATCGACGATCTACCTGGAGGTGGCCGCCGGGGTGATCGCCCTGATCCTCCTCGGCCGCTACCTCGAGGCCCGCTCCAAGCGACGGGCCGGCGCCGCGCTGCGGGCGCTGCTTGAGCTGGGCGCGAAGGACGTCGCCGTACTGCGGGACGGCCGCGAGGTGCGGGTCCCGGTGAGCGCACTGGCCGTCGGCGACCGGTTCGTCGTCCGGCCCGGCGAGAAGATCGCCACCGACGGGACCGTGGTGGAGGGCGCCTCCGCCGTCGACGCCTCCATGCTGACCGGCGAGTCCGTGCCGGTGGACGTGGCCGTGGGCGAGACCGTCACCGGCGCCACCGTCAACGCCGGGGGCCGGCTCGTCGTCGAGGCCACCCGGGTCGGCGCGGACACCCAGCTGGCGCGGATGGCGCGGCTGGTGGAGGACGCGCAGAGCGGCAAGGCGGAGGTGCAGCGGCTGGCCGACCGGATCTCGGGGATCTTCGTGCCCGTGGTGCTGCTGCTCGCGGCGGGGACGTTCGGGGTCTGGCTCGGCGTCACCGGCGACACGGTGGCCGCGTTCACCGCGGCCGTCGCCGTGCTGATCATCGCCTGCCCGTGCGCGCTGGGGCTGGCCACGCCGACCGCGCTGATGGTCGGCACCGGCCGGGGCGCCCAGCTCGGCATCCTGATCAAGGGCCCCGAGGTGCTGGAGTCGACCCGCCGGGTGGACACGGTCGTGCTGGACAAGACCGGCACGGTGACCACCGGCCACATGACGCTCCACGACGTCTACGCGGCGGACGGGACGGACGAGCGGGAGCTGCTGCGGCTCGCGGGCGCGCTGGAGGACGCATCGGAGCATCCGGTGGCGCGCGCGATCGCCGCGGGCGCCCGGGAACGCCTCCGCACGGCGCACACCACCGGCGCGCGGGACGAGGCGGGCGCCCTGCCCACCGTCGAGCACTTCGCCCTCCCCGCCGTCGAGCACTTCGAGAACGTGCCCGGGCGCGGCGTGCGCGGGCGCGTGGCGGGGCGCGAGGTGACGGTGGGCCGGCTCGCCGAGGCCACGGCCACGCTTCCCGAGGAACTGGTACGGGCGCGTACGGCGGCGGAGGCCGAGGGGCGCACGGCCGTGGTGGTCGCGCTCGACGGCACGGCGGCCGGGGTACTGACGGTGGCCGACGCGGTCAAGGAGACCAGCGCCGAGGCCGTACGGCGGCTGCGCGCGCTGGGGCTGACGCCGGTACTGCTGACGGGGGACAACCGGGCGGTCGCCGAGGCGGTGGCGCGGAGCGTCGGCATCGACGAGGTGATCGCCGAGGTGCTGCCCGAGGACAAGGTCGCCGAGGTACGGCGGCTCCAGGGCGAGGGCCGTACGGTCGCCATGGTCGGCGACGGCGTCAACGACGCGGCGGCGCTGGCCACCGCCGATCTGGGCCTCGCCATGGGCACCGGCACGGACGCCGCGATCGAGGCCGGCGACCTCACGCTCGTACGGGGCGATCTGCGGGTGGCGGCGGACGCGATCCGGCTCTCCCGGCGGACGCTCGCCACGATCAAGGGGAACCTGGTCTGGGCGTTCGGCTACAACGTGGCCGCGCTGCCGCTGGCCGCGGCGGGGCTGCTGAACCCGATGATCGCGGGCGCCGCGATGGCGTTCTCGTCGGTGTTCGTGGTGACCAACAGCCTGCGGTTGCGGTCGTTCTCCTGA
- the recD2 gene encoding SF1B family DNA helicase RecD2 — protein sequence MPNQSAGAPGERRLAVLEGVLERVTYANEENGYTVARVDTGRGAGDLLTVVGALLGAQVGESLRMEGRWGSHPQYGKQFLVENYTTVLPATVQGIRRYLGSGLVKGIGPVFADRITQHFGVDTLTIIEEEPKRLIEVPGLGPKRTRKIADAWEEQKAIKEVMLFLQTVEVSTSIAVRIYKKYGDASISVVKNQPYRLAADVWGIGFLTADRIAQSVGIPHDSPERVKAGLQYALSQATDQGHCYLPEEKLIADAVKLLQVDTGLVIECLAALAAEPENPEDDPGVVREKVPDPEGGDPVTAVYLVPFHRAELSLAGQTLRLLRADEDRMPAFADVAWDKALGWLKGRTGVELAPEQEAAVKLALTQKVAVLTGGPGCGKSFTVRSIVELARAKKAKVVLAAPTGRAAKRLAELTGAEASTVHRLLELKPGGDAAYDRERPLDADLVVVDEASMLDLLLANKLVKAVPPGAHLLFVGDVDQLPSVGAGEVLRDLLAPGSPVPAVRLTRVFRQAQQSGVVTNAHRINAGQHPVTDGMKDFFLFVEDDTEEAGRLTVDVAARRIPARFGLDPRRDVQVLAPMHRGPAGAGALNGLLQQAVTPGRPDVPEKRFGGRVFRVGDKVTQIRNNYDKGENGVFNGTVGVVTSLDPVEQRLTVLTDEDEEVPYDFDELDELAHAYAVTIHRSQGSEYPAVVIPVTTGAWMMLQRNLLYTAVTRAKRLVVLVGSRKAIGQAVRTVSAGRRCTALDFRLAGSRLPDRNDRSNESRRSQSTSGTGVKAAG from the coding sequence ATGCCCAACCAGTCCGCAGGCGCTCCTGGTGAACGGCGGCTCGCCGTGCTCGAAGGCGTGCTGGAGCGCGTCACGTACGCCAACGAGGAGAACGGCTACACCGTCGCCCGCGTCGACACCGGCAGAGGCGCCGGCGACCTGCTGACCGTCGTCGGCGCGCTGCTCGGCGCGCAGGTGGGGGAGTCGCTGCGGATGGAGGGCCGCTGGGGCTCGCACCCGCAGTACGGCAAGCAGTTCCTCGTCGAGAACTACACGACGGTCCTGCCGGCCACCGTCCAGGGCATCCGGCGCTACCTCGGCTCAGGGCTGGTCAAGGGCATCGGACCGGTCTTCGCCGACCGCATCACCCAGCACTTCGGCGTGGACACCCTCACCATCATCGAGGAGGAGCCGAAGCGGCTCATCGAGGTGCCGGGGCTCGGCCCCAAGCGGACGAGGAAGATCGCCGACGCCTGGGAAGAGCAGAAGGCGATCAAGGAGGTCATGCTCTTCCTCCAGACCGTCGAGGTGTCGACGTCGATCGCGGTCCGCATCTACAAGAAGTACGGCGACGCCTCGATCTCCGTGGTGAAGAACCAGCCCTACCGGCTCGCCGCCGACGTCTGGGGCATCGGCTTCCTCACCGCCGACAGGATCGCCCAGTCCGTCGGCATCCCGCACGACAGCCCGGAGCGGGTGAAGGCCGGGTTGCAGTACGCGCTGTCCCAGGCCACCGACCAGGGGCACTGCTACCTCCCCGAGGAGAAGCTGATCGCCGACGCGGTCAAGCTGCTCCAGGTGGACACCGGGCTCGTCATCGAGTGCCTGGCCGCGCTCGCCGCCGAGCCGGAGAACCCGGAGGACGACCCCGGCGTCGTCCGCGAGAAGGTCCCCGACCCCGAGGGCGGCGACCCCGTCACCGCCGTCTACCTGGTGCCGTTCCACCGCGCCGAACTCTCCCTGGCGGGCCAGACGCTGCGGCTGCTGCGCGCCGACGAGGACCGCATGCCCGCCTTCGCGGACGTCGCCTGGGACAAGGCGCTCGGCTGGCTGAAGGGGCGCACGGGGGTCGAACTCGCGCCCGAACAGGAGGCCGCCGTCAAGCTGGCGCTGACGCAGAAGGTCGCCGTGCTGACCGGCGGGCCCGGCTGCGGCAAGTCGTTCACCGTCCGCTCGATCGTGGAGCTGGCCCGGGCGAAGAAGGCGAAGGTGGTGCTCGCCGCGCCCACCGGGCGGGCCGCCAAGCGGCTCGCCGAGCTGACCGGCGCCGAGGCGTCCACCGTGCACCGGCTGCTCGAACTCAAGCCCGGCGGCGACGCGGCCTACGACCGGGAACGGCCGCTCGACGCCGACCTGGTCGTCGTCGACGAGGCGTCCATGCTGGATCTGCTGCTCGCCAACAAGCTGGTCAAGGCCGTGCCGCCGGGCGCCCATCTGCTCTTCGTCGGGGACGTCGACCAGTTGCCGAGCGTGGGCGCCGGCGAGGTGCTCCGGGACCTGCTGGCGCCCGGAAGTCCCGTGCCCGCCGTGCGGCTCACCCGGGTCTTCCGGCAGGCCCAGCAGTCCGGCGTGGTGACCAACGCGCACCGGATCAACGCCGGTCAGCACCCCGTCACCGACGGCATGAAGGACTTCTTCCTCTTCGTCGAGGACGACACCGAGGAGGCCGGGCGGCTCACGGTCGACGTCGCCGCCCGCCGCATCCCGGCGAGGTTCGGGCTCGACCCCCGGCGGGACGTGCAGGTGCTCGCGCCCATGCACCGGGGGCCGGCCGGCGCGGGCGCGCTCAACGGACTGCTCCAGCAGGCCGTCACCCCGGGCCGCCCCGACGTGCCCGAGAAGCGGTTCGGCGGCCGGGTCTTCCGCGTCGGCGACAAGGTCACCCAGATCCGCAACAACTACGACAAGGGCGAGAACGGCGTCTTCAACGGCACCGTCGGCGTCGTCACCTCCCTCGACCCGGTCGAACAGCGGCTGACGGTACTGACCGACGAGGACGAGGAGGTGCCGTACGACTTCGACGAGCTGGACGAACTGGCGCACGCCTACGCCGTCACCATCCACCGCTCCCAGGGCAGCGAGTACCCGGCGGTCGTCATCCCGGTGACCACCGGCGCCTGGATGATGCTCCAGCGCAATTTGCTCTACACGGCGGTCACCCGGGCCAAGCGGCTGGTCGTCCTCGTCGGCTCCCGCAAGGCCATCGGCCAGGCGGTGCGCACGGTCTCGGCGGGCCGCCGCTGCACGGCGCTGGACTTCCGGCTCGCCGGATCCCGCCTTCCGGACAGAAATGATCGATCAAATGAGTCGCGAAGGTCACAGAGCACTTCCGGAACCGGGGTGAAGGCGGCAGGATGA
- a CDS encoding helix-turn-helix transcriptional regulator: MTESRLWSYKEIAAHIKVQPDTVRSYRKHGLLPPPDHVEGGKPYWYADTVRAWVAARPGNRGRRNG; encoded by the coding sequence ATGACCGAAAGCCGGCTCTGGTCGTACAAGGAGATCGCCGCACACATCAAGGTGCAGCCGGACACCGTGCGCTCCTACCGCAAGCACGGGCTGCTGCCCCCGCCCGACCACGTGGAGGGCGGGAAACCGTACTGGTACGCGGACACCGTCCGCGCCTGGGTCGCCGCCCGGCCCGGCAACCGCGGCCGGCGGAACGGGTAG
- a CDS encoding heavy-metal-associated domain-containing protein yields the protein MTSTNDTQNGVTTVYKVSGMSCGHCEGAVGSEISELAGVSSVKAVASSGEVTVVSAAPLDEAAVRAAVDEAGFELVGTL from the coding sequence ATGACTTCCACCAACGACACGCAGAACGGCGTCACCACCGTCTACAAGGTGAGCGGCATGAGCTGCGGGCACTGCGAGGGCGCCGTAGGCAGTGAGATCTCGGAGCTGGCCGGGGTCAGCTCGGTGAAGGCCGTCGCCTCCTCCGGTGAGGTCACCGTCGTCTCCGCCGCCCCGCTCGACGAGGCCGCCGTCCGCGCCGCGGTGGACGAGGCCGGGTTCGAGCTTGTCGGCACCCTCTGA
- a CDS encoding LacI family DNA-binding transcriptional regulator produces MASIKDVAAEAGVSVATVSRVLNGHPSVSAAARTRVLTAVDALGYRPNAVARSLRTDQTRTLGLVISDVMNPYFTELARSVEEEARALGYSVIIGNADERPDLQDHHVRTLLDRRIDGLLVSPTDGGSPLMLDAVRAGTPMVFVDRWIAGLDVPVVRSDGRAAVRELVAHLYRLGHRRLAIIAGPAATTTGRERVSAFRDALAEHGLRLPDAYIGQGDFQAASGRRATERFLDLDEPPEAVFAADNLMALGALDAVRERRLRLPGDLALAAFDDIPWFVHTDPPVTAIAQPTGALGRAAVRALVDRIEGRPPQSVTLPARLVVRRSCGEPPPSPASDLSPSPVRRSTP; encoded by the coding sequence ATGGCGAGCATCAAGGACGTTGCCGCCGAGGCGGGCGTGTCCGTCGCGACGGTCTCGCGCGTCCTCAACGGCCATCCGTCGGTCAGCGCGGCCGCCCGCACACGGGTGCTGACGGCCGTCGACGCGCTGGGCTACCGCCCCAACGCCGTCGCCCGGTCGCTGCGCACCGACCAGACCCGCACCCTCGGCCTGGTCATCAGCGACGTCATGAACCCGTACTTCACCGAGCTGGCCCGCTCCGTCGAGGAGGAGGCCCGCGCGCTCGGCTACAGCGTGATCATCGGCAACGCCGACGAGCGGCCCGACCTCCAGGACCACCACGTACGGACCCTGCTGGACCGGCGCATCGACGGCCTGCTGGTCTCGCCGACCGACGGCGGCTCCCCGCTGATGCTGGACGCGGTCCGGGCCGGCACCCCGATGGTCTTCGTGGACCGCTGGATCGCGGGGCTCGACGTGCCCGTCGTACGGTCCGACGGGCGGGCGGCCGTACGCGAACTCGTCGCCCATCTGTACCGGCTCGGGCACCGCCGGCTCGCGATCATCGCGGGTCCGGCGGCCACCACGACCGGCCGGGAGCGCGTGAGCGCGTTCCGGGACGCGCTCGCGGAGCACGGGCTGCGCCTGCCGGACGCCTACATCGGCCAGGGCGACTTCCAGGCCGCCAGCGGCCGCCGGGCCACCGAGCGCTTCCTCGACCTGGACGAACCGCCCGAGGCCGTGTTCGCCGCCGACAACCTGATGGCGCTCGGCGCGCTGGACGCCGTACGGGAGCGGCGGCTGCGGCTGCCCGGCGACCTCGCGCTCGCCGCGTTCGACGACATCCCGTGGTTCGTGCACACCGATCCGCCGGTCACGGCGATCGCCCAGCCGACGGGCGCACTCGGGCGGGCCGCCGTGCGCGCGCTCGTCGACCGCATCGAGGGGCGGCCCCCGCAGTCGGTCACCCTCCCGGCCCGGCTCGTCGTGCGCCGCTCGTGCGGCGAGCCCCCGCCGTCCCCCGCCTCCGACCTGTCCCCCTCCCCCGTACGAAGGAGTACGCCGTGA
- the iolB gene encoding 5-deoxy-glucuronate isomerase encodes MSRTTTGTGSADGLHLPHGSTARGPYALDIDPGRAGWTHSSLRIVALEPGGTHTFDSGDSEWLVVPLNGACTVTAGDDVLPLDGRPDVFASVTDFAYVPRDTHTQIASGAGGRFALAGAKCERRLPARYGPAPEVPVEDRGSGDCARRVRNFAAAGTFDCDTLIAVEVVTPGGNWSSYPPHKHDENRPGEETELEEIYYFEIEGTGGFGYQRVSPSREGGADVLAEVRTGDTVLVPDGWHGPSISQPGHDMYYLNVMAGPGEREWRIRFHPDHTEGYR; translated from the coding sequence ATGAGCCGCACGACGACCGGAACCGGCAGCGCCGACGGGCTGCACCTCCCGCACGGCAGCACCGCCCGCGGCCCGTACGCCCTCGACATCGACCCCGGGCGGGCCGGCTGGACCCACAGCAGCCTGCGCATCGTCGCACTGGAACCGGGGGGTACGCACACGTTCGACTCCGGCGACAGCGAGTGGCTCGTGGTGCCGCTGAACGGCGCCTGTACGGTCACCGCCGGGGACGACGTCCTCCCACTCGACGGACGGCCCGACGTGTTCGCCTCCGTCACCGACTTCGCGTACGTACCCCGCGACACCCACACCCAGATCGCCTCCGGCGCGGGAGGCCGCTTCGCCCTGGCAGGAGCGAAGTGCGAGCGCCGACTCCCCGCCCGCTACGGCCCCGCGCCGGAGGTACCCGTCGAGGACCGGGGCAGCGGCGACTGCGCCCGCCGCGTACGCAACTTCGCCGCCGCGGGCACCTTCGACTGCGACACGCTCATCGCCGTGGAGGTCGTCACCCCCGGCGGCAACTGGTCCTCGTACCCGCCGCACAAGCACGACGAGAACCGTCCGGGCGAGGAGACAGAGCTGGAGGAGATCTACTACTTCGAGATCGAGGGCACGGGCGGCTTCGGCTACCAGCGCGTGTCGCCGTCACGGGAGGGCGGCGCCGACGTGCTCGCCGAGGTCCGCACCGGCGACACGGTCCTCGTGCCCGACGGCTGGCACGGCCCGTCCATCTCCCAGCCGGGCCACGACATGTACTACCTCAACGTCATGGCGGGCCCTGGCGAACGCGAGTGGCGCATCCGGTTCCACCCGGACCACACGGAGGGGTACCGGTGA
- a CDS encoding citrate synthase has product MSDNSVVLRFGDGEYTYPVVDSTVGDKGFDIGKLRAQTGLVTLDSGYGNTAAYKSAVTYLDGEQGILRYRGYPIEQLAERSTFLEVAYLLINGELPTVDQLSSFKTEITQHTLLHEDVKNFYKGFPRDAHPMAMLSSVVSALSTFYQDSHNPFDEKQRDLSTIRLLAKLPTIAAYAYKKSIGHPFVYPRNDLGYVENFLRMTFSVPAQEYDLDPVVVSALDKLLILHADHEQNCSTSTVRLVGSSQANMFASISAGISALWGPLHGGANQSVLEMLTGIQESGGDVDTFIRKVKNKEDGVRLMGFGHRVYKNFDPRAKIIKAAAHDVLSALGKSDELLDIALKLEEHALSDDYFTERKLYPNVDFYTGLIYRAMGFPTEMFTVLFALGRLPGWIAQWTEMIKEPGSRIGRPRQIYTGVVERDFVPVEER; this is encoded by the coding sequence GTGAGCGACAACTCTGTAGTACTGCGGTTCGGCGACGGCGAATACACCTACCCGGTGGTCGACAGCACCGTCGGCGACAAGGGCTTCGACATCGGCAAGCTCCGCGCCCAGACGGGTCTGGTGACCCTGGACAGCGGCTACGGCAACACCGCCGCCTACAAATCCGCCGTCACCTATCTCGACGGCGAGCAGGGCATCCTCCGCTACCGCGGCTACCCGATCGAGCAGCTGGCCGAGCGGTCGACCTTCCTGGAGGTCGCCTACCTGCTCATCAACGGTGAGCTGCCGACCGTCGACCAGCTCTCCTCGTTCAAGACCGAGATCACCCAGCACACGCTGCTGCACGAGGACGTCAAGAACTTCTACAAGGGCTTCCCGCGCGACGCCCACCCGATGGCCATGCTGTCCTCGGTGGTCTCCGCGCTGTCCACGTTCTACCAGGACAGCCACAACCCCTTCGACGAGAAGCAGCGCGACCTCTCCACGATCCGCCTGCTCGCCAAGCTCCCGACGATCGCGGCGTACGCGTACAAGAAGTCGATCGGTCACCCGTTCGTCTACCCGCGCAACGACCTCGGCTACGTCGAGAACTTCCTGCGCATGACCTTCTCGGTGCCGGCCCAGGAGTACGACCTCGACCCGGTCGTCGTCTCCGCGCTGGACAAGCTGCTCATCCTGCACGCGGACCACGAGCAGAACTGCTCCACCTCCACCGTGCGTCTGGTCGGCTCCTCGCAGGCGAACATGTTCGCCTCGATCTCCGCCGGCATCTCCGCGCTCTGGGGCCCGCTGCACGGCGGCGCCAACCAGTCGGTCCTGGAGATGCTCACGGGCATCCAGGAGTCCGGCGGCGACGTCGACACCTTCATCCGCAAGGTGAAGAACAAGGAGGACGGCGTCCGCCTGATGGGCTTCGGCCATCGGGTCTACAAGAACTTCGACCCTCGCGCCAAGATCATCAAGGCCGCCGCGCACGACGTGCTCTCCGCCCTCGGCAAGTCCGACGAGCTGCTCGACATCGCGCTCAAGCTGGAGGAGCACGCGCTCTCCGACGACTACTTCACCGAGCGCAAGCTCTACCCGAACGTCGACTTCTACACCGGCCTGATCTACCGCGCCATGGGCTTCCCGACCGAGATGTTCACGGTCCTCTTCGCCCTCGGCCGCCTCCCCGGCTGGATCGCCCAGTGGACCGAAATGATCAAGGAGCCGGGCTCCCGCATCGGCCGCCCGCGCCAGATCTACACGGGCGTGGTGGAGCGGGACTTCGTGCCGGTGGAGGAGCGCTGA